A region of Methanocorpusculum labreanum Z DNA encodes the following proteins:
- a CDS encoding DUF362 domain-containing protein, whose product MEDVYIARAGAQSQDRNTANKIKALCMAAGLENMVNRGDLTAVKVHFGERGNDAFVNPLHVASIVKEIEAVGAKPFLTDTNTLYLGGRRNSVDHAKTAAMHGFCYPVFDCPVIIADGLRGQSFTPVEVYGKHFDSVKIASDIVSADSMVVVSHFKGHEAAGFGGALKNLGMGCASNEGKREQHTTRPMILEDKCIVCGACMNACPEFCISIAGKAVSIDLDHCIGCLMCMNTCPEHAIDLDWKDDGVVFVERMIEYAAGAVGNKTGKALYINFLTNITPHCDCTPWNDIPFVPDIGILASTDPVALDKACFDLVNGEEGVFGSLLPDHHQPGEEKFTRVWPGTSPMLQISYAEEMGLGRADYRLVEI is encoded by the coding sequence ATGGAAGACGTCTATATCGCCCGGGCCGGGGCACAGTCACAGGATCGGAACACCGCAAACAAGATCAAGGCACTGTGTATGGCGGCAGGCCTTGAGAACATGGTGAACCGGGGGGATCTGACCGCAGTCAAGGTCCACTTCGGCGAACGAGGAAACGACGCATTCGTAAATCCGCTCCATGTCGCATCGATAGTCAAAGAGATCGAGGCGGTCGGCGCGAAACCTTTTCTTACCGATACCAATACCCTCTACCTTGGCGGTCGAAGGAACTCCGTCGATCATGCAAAAACCGCGGCGATGCACGGATTCTGCTATCCGGTTTTCGACTGTCCGGTGATCATCGCCGACGGACTTCGCGGGCAGAGCTTCACCCCTGTGGAGGTGTATGGAAAACACTTCGATTCGGTCAAGATCGCATCCGATATCGTTTCGGCAGACAGCATGGTGGTCGTTTCCCATTTCAAAGGCCATGAGGCTGCGGGATTTGGAGGAGCGTTGAAAAATCTCGGCATGGGCTGCGCCTCAAACGAGGGAAAACGTGAGCAGCACACGACCCGGCCAATGATCCTGGAAGACAAGTGTATTGTCTGCGGAGCATGCATGAATGCCTGTCCCGAGTTCTGCATCAGCATTGCCGGGAAAGCGGTCTCAATCGATCTTGACCACTGTATAGGCTGTCTGATGTGCATGAACACCTGTCCGGAACATGCGATCGACCTCGACTGGAAGGATGACGGCGTCGTGTTCGTCGAACGGATGATCGAGTATGCGGCAGGAGCGGTCGGCAATAAAACCGGGAAGGCCTTATACATCAATTTCTTAACCAACATCACGCCGCACTGCGATTGTACGCCGTGGAACGACATCCCGTTCGTTCCCGACATCGGCATTCTTGCATCTACCGATCCTGTCGCGCTGGACAAAGCCTGTTTCGATCTCGTGAACGGCGAGGAGGGGGTCTTTGGGAGCCTTCTGCCAGATCACCATCAGCCCGGAGAGGAGAAGTTTACCCGCGTCTGGCCGGGAACCAGCCCAATGCTGCAGATATCCTATGCAGAGGAGATGGGTCTTGGACGGGCTGATTACCGTCTGGTCGAGATTTAA
- the hemL gene encoding glutamate-1-semialdehyde 2,1-aminomutase, producing the protein MKSEELFTTAKTCLPGGVSSPVRAIKPYPFYVKSARGATLETEDGESLVDCCMGYGPLLLGHAHPAIQKAIEAQLDAGWLYGTPTKLEIDLAQRICRDHPSIEMLRCVSTGLEATLAAIRLARGFTGKCGIVKLEGGFHGAHDAVLIAAGSGATTHGTPDSLGVPPSFAAQTRQVPYNDPEALEELLSKDKEIAAFILEPVMGNVGPVLPDDGYLSAVREITKAHDVLLIFDEVITGYRVGIGGAQKKYGIKPDLTTLGKITGGGLPIGVFGGRRDIMELVSPSGGVYNAGTFNGNPLSMAAGIATNVYLHENESLYAELDEKTRAIEESLPAKASGSFVRLGSLFKYFFRSTAPRNYLEAKESDTAAFRVFFEKALKDGVFIPPSQFETNFLSTAHDASSMEKIISVYQHV; encoded by the coding sequence ATGAAAAGTGAAGAGTTATTTACCACAGCAAAGACCTGCCTTCCGGGCGGGGTCTCAAGTCCGGTGCGTGCAATCAAACCGTATCCGTTTTATGTAAAATCCGCCAGAGGCGCAACGCTCGAGACAGAAGACGGGGAATCACTCGTCGACTGCTGCATGGGATACGGTCCTCTGCTTCTCGGTCACGCACATCCGGCCATTCAAAAGGCGATCGAGGCACAGCTCGACGCCGGCTGGCTCTACGGCACGCCGACGAAGCTCGAGATTGATCTTGCGCAGAGGATATGCCGCGATCACCCCTCGATCGAGATGCTCAGATGCGTTTCGACCGGTCTTGAGGCCACGCTTGCCGCGATCCGGCTTGCCCGGGGTTTTACCGGAAAATGCGGGATCGTGAAGCTCGAAGGCGGGTTCCACGGAGCCCATGACGCGGTTTTGATTGCCGCAGGAAGCGGGGCAACCACGCACGGAACGCCCGACTCGCTCGGCGTTCCCCCGTCCTTTGCCGCCCAGACCCGTCAGGTCCCGTACAATGATCCCGAAGCACTCGAAGAGCTGCTTTCAAAGGACAAAGAGATCGCCGCATTCATCCTCGAACCGGTGATGGGAAACGTCGGGCCGGTCCTCCCGGACGACGGCTATCTCTCCGCGGTCCGCGAGATCACGAAAGCTCATGACGTTCTCCTCATCTTCGACGAGGTCATCACCGGATACCGGGTCGGTATCGGCGGAGCACAGAAAAAATACGGCATAAAACCCGATCTCACCACGCTTGGAAAGATCACCGGTGGTGGTCTCCCGATCGGCGTGTTCGGCGGCAGACGAGACATTATGGAGCTCGTTTCGCCCTCGGGCGGCGTCTACAACGCCGGAACGTTCAACGGCAATCCCCTTTCGATGGCGGCAGGCATCGCGACCAACGTCTACCTCCACGAAAACGAGAGTCTGTATGCAGAGCTCGACGAAAAGACCCGGGCGATCGAAGAGTCGCTGCCGGCAAAGGCTTCCGGCTCGTTTGTGAGACTCGGTTCACTCTTCAAGTACTTCTTCAGAAGCACGGCTCCAAGAAACTATCTCGAGGCAAAGGAATCGGACACCGCCGCTTTCCGCGTATTCTTCGAGAAAGCGCTCAAAGACGGCGTGTTTATCCCGCCTTCGCAGTTCGAGACCAACTTCCTCTCGACTGCCCACGACGCATCCTCTATGGAGAAAATCATCTCGGTATATCAGCATGTCTAA
- the dapB gene encoding 4-hydroxy-tetrahydrodipicolinate reductase — protein MIKVIICGALGRMGTMIANMVIENPELEFVGGVDIRDGTVLGKPVVPSEKLAAFIDEVKPDVMIDFTVAAATMINAKIAAKKGVALVIGTTGFTPEQDAELLDAIKNVPVVKTTNFSVGVNIFWELVRDAASRLGDYDIEVIEAHHRYKKDAPSGTAKTILKVIQEEVGKREEMYGREGMTERKNEIGVHVIRGGDVVGDHTVQFHQNYETIELTHRAYDRAVFARGAIRAAAWVPKAKPGVYTMKEVLGL, from the coding sequence ATGATTAAGGTCATCATCTGCGGCGCACTCGGCAGGATGGGAACCATGATCGCGAACATGGTGATCGAGAACCCGGAGCTGGAGTTCGTCGGCGGCGTGGATATCCGGGACGGGACGGTCCTTGGAAAACCGGTCGTTCCTTCCGAGAAGCTTGCCGCGTTCATCGACGAGGTCAAACCCGATGTGATGATCGACTTCACCGTGGCGGCGGCGACGATGATCAATGCAAAGATCGCTGCGAAAAAAGGCGTGGCTTTAGTGATCGGCACGACCGGTTTCACGCCGGAGCAGGATGCCGAGCTGCTTGACGCGATAAAGAATGTCCCGGTCGTTAAAACGACCAACTTCAGCGTCGGCGTGAACATTTTCTGGGAACTTGTCCGCGATGCGGCATCGCGTCTGGGCGATTACGATATCGAAGTGATCGAGGCCCACCACCGGTACAAGAAGGACGCTCCGAGCGGAACGGCGAAGACGATCCTGAAAGTGATCCAGGAAGAGGTCGGCAAACGCGAGGAGATGTACGGACGCGAGGGTATGACCGAGCGGAAAAACGAGATCGGCGTGCATGTGATCCGCGGCGGCGATGTGGTCGGCGACCACACGGTCCAGTTCCATCAGAACTACGAGACGATCGAGCTGACGCACCGTGCCTACGATAGAGCGGTATTCGCACGAGGCGCTATCCGTGCGGCGGCATGGGTGCCCAAAGCGAAACCGGGAGTATATACTATGAAAGAGGTTCTCGGGTTATAA
- the hemA gene encoding glutamyl-tRNA reductase translates to MTRTLLTDIAVATADHSKYGEEVLGLFRFKDETAFFEKASKIFPGVVLLETCNRVEILVHGSAKQLRDFLHGEQRFGFDILEGEAALMHLLELAAGTKSMIIGEDQILGQMRRALLLAESHDTNDVITDVCLNTAIREGVSIRQKTSINKGAVSIGSAAVLLAEELMGDLDGKNILVVGGGEMGTLVARALCEKNLRAIYVTNRSFDRAVLLAEEIKGRAMRLDQLYPCIALSDVVISCTGAPHLIIHADELAETMNERFWPLDLEPRHLLLIDIAQPRDIDDACRDVPGVSLKTLDDLKSISEKNLAARKTECEHADVLVKAALPEFIKAFNRAASGDLTKNLYTWAEEIRQREKNKALSRLRDADPYLESVIDDLTSALTKKLLEDAAKSIRASAECTDTQTAEILLKAIISGEVSCIRRSE, encoded by the coding sequence ATGACCCGCACACTTCTTACCGACATCGCGGTGGCGACCGCAGATCACAGTAAATACGGCGAGGAGGTTCTCGGCCTTTTCAGGTTTAAGGACGAGACGGCCTTTTTCGAGAAAGCTTCGAAGATATTTCCCGGCGTGGTTCTTCTTGAGACCTGCAACAGGGTCGAGATCCTGGTACACGGGAGCGCCAAGCAGCTGAGGGACTTCCTCCACGGCGAACAGAGGTTCGGGTTCGATATCCTCGAAGGCGAAGCTGCCCTCATGCATCTCCTGGAACTCGCCGCCGGGACGAAGTCGATGATCATCGGCGAGGATCAGATCCTCGGACAGATGCGGCGTGCTCTCCTCCTTGCCGAGTCGCACGACACCAACGACGTCATCACCGATGTCTGTCTGAACACCGCGATCCGGGAAGGCGTGTCGATTCGGCAGAAGACCTCCATCAACAAAGGAGCAGTATCCATCGGTTCGGCCGCGGTTCTTCTTGCCGAGGAGCTGATGGGCGATCTCGACGGAAAAAACATCCTGGTCGTCGGCGGCGGCGAGATGGGAACACTCGTTGCCCGGGCCCTCTGCGAGAAAAATCTCCGGGCAATCTATGTTACAAACAGGTCCTTTGACCGGGCCGTCCTTCTCGCAGAAGAGATCAAAGGCCGGGCGATGCGGCTCGACCAGCTGTATCCCTGCATAGCTCTTTCAGACGTCGTCATCTCCTGCACGGGAGCTCCGCATTTGATCATCCACGCAGACGAACTTGCCGAAACGATGAACGAGAGGTTCTGGCCGCTCGATCTCGAGCCGCGGCATCTTCTTTTGATCGACATTGCCCAGCCGCGGGACATCGACGACGCCTGCCGGGACGTTCCCGGCGTCTCGCTGAAAACGCTCGACGATCTGAAAAGCATCTCGGAAAAGAATCTGGCCGCACGAAAGACCGAGTGCGAACATGCGGACGTTCTTGTCAAAGCCGCTCTCCCGGAGTTCATCAAGGCCTTCAACCGTGCGGCATCCGGCGATCTGACGAAGAACCTCTACACGTGGGCAGAGGAGATCCGTCAGCGTGAAAAAAACAAGGCGCTTTCCCGCCTCCGGGACGCCGACCCCTATCTTGAATCGGTGATCGACGACTTAACAAGCGCTCTTACGAAAAAACTGCTCGAGGATGCGGCGAAAAGCATTCGGGCGAGCGCAGAATGTACCGACACACAGACCGCAGAAATCCTCCTCAAAGCAATAATTTCAGGTGAAGTATCATGTATCCGCAGATCAGAATGA
- the hemB gene encoding porphobilinogen synthase, with the protein MYPQIRMRRLRQNILQPMFKETRLVKDELIMPLFFDENAVKPVPIASMPGQFRHPLSCAEEVAEEMKAAGLRAVLLFGIPKCKDTEASGAFAENGIVQEATRRIKAAVPDLIVITDTCACEYTSHGHCGILCGKELDNDASLLLMEKIAVSQAAAGADMVAPSCMLDGQVTAIREALDEAGFSNTPIMSYSTKFASALYGPFREAADSGFSFGDRTSYQMSPANRREAIRESYLDEMEGADILMVKPAGFYLDILRDVRESTDLPVAAYQVSGEYSMIKAAGMNGWIDEKKIMMESLLAIKRAGADLIITYFAKEAAEMLP; encoded by the coding sequence ATGTATCCGCAGATCAGAATGAGAAGACTCCGGCAGAATATCCTTCAGCCGATGTTCAAGGAAACGAGACTCGTAAAAGATGAACTGATCATGCCGCTCTTTTTCGACGAGAACGCGGTAAAGCCGGTTCCGATCGCCTCCATGCCCGGCCAGTTCCGGCACCCTCTTTCCTGTGCCGAAGAGGTCGCAGAAGAGATGAAGGCCGCAGGTCTTCGCGCCGTTCTTCTGTTCGGGATCCCGAAATGCAAGGACACCGAAGCTTCCGGTGCATTTGCCGAAAACGGCATCGTTCAGGAAGCAACACGGCGGATCAAAGCCGCCGTGCCGGATCTCATCGTCATCACAGACACCTGCGCCTGCGAATACACCTCGCATGGACACTGCGGGATTTTGTGCGGAAAAGAGCTGGACAACGACGCGTCCCTTCTCTTGATGGAGAAGATCGCGGTCAGTCAGGCCGCGGCCGGCGCCGACATGGTCGCCCCGTCATGCATGCTGGACGGCCAGGTCACGGCGATCCGCGAAGCTTTGGACGAAGCGGGTTTTTCGAACACCCCGATCATGTCCTACTCGACCAAATTCGCGTCAGCCCTGTACGGCCCGTTCCGTGAAGCGGCCGACTCGGGATTCTCGTTTGGAGACCGGACCAGTTATCAGATGAGCCCGGCAAACCGCAGGGAAGCGATCCGTGAATCCTATCTCGACGAGATGGAAGGAGCCGACATCCTGATGGTGAAACCCGCAGGATTTTACCTCGACATTCTGCGGGATGTGCGGGAGTCCACGGATCTGCCGGTCGCCGCCTATCAGGTATCAGGCGAGTATTCGATGATCAAAGCCGCCGGCATGAACGGCTGGATCGATGAAAAGAAGATCATGATGGAGTCGCTTCTTGCAATCAAACGTGCAGGGGCCGACTTGATCATCACCTATTTTGCAAAAGAGGCCGCGGAGATGCTGCCATGA
- the cobA gene encoding uroporphyrinogen-III C-methyltransferase, protein MSKIRIGTRGSKLALAQTKKVIGLLAENGIDAEYVIIKTTGDKVTDRGLHQIGGFGMFVRELDNAILRGEIDCAVHSMKDIPAERPKGLLTVAVLKRDPPYDFLVMNGKVEDLMVIGTSSLRRKAQLLRYFHNCPAVRVEMLRGNLDTRLGKLDDGLYDGIMVAEAGLMRLDYKRNGVRLSPDMFVPAANQGTIAIVSRDTPELRAAFAPLNDPQSALDCAIERIVMEQVGGGCFTPMGIFCENQHLTAEVLSLDGTRAERITAEIGDLEGARVAGIRLKNVGAELIAEAKLALGEPAKKNGKVYLVGSGPGGLGLLTFRAREVIDLADVIMYDQLPGDEIIASLPARAEKIDVGKYGGHHTMKQEDIEKLLVEKAQAGGIIVRLKGGDPFLFGRGGEEMEVLREHNIPCEAIPGVTSGIAVPECVGIPVTHRDFASQVTFVTGHENPEKEVSSIDWKWLAGSPGTIVIYMGVKNLGRIAELLIENGRDPQTKIAVIERGFRPDQRVTCATLADIGEVSKKVGMKPPAIIVIGEVVGLYKEE, encoded by the coding sequence ATGTCTAAAATACGGATCGGCACACGCGGCAGTAAACTTGCTCTTGCCCAAACGAAAAAGGTCATCGGTCTTCTTGCGGAGAACGGTATCGACGCCGAGTATGTGATCATCAAAACGACCGGCGACAAGGTCACCGACCGGGGTCTTCATCAGATCGGCGGGTTCGGGATGTTCGTGCGCGAACTCGACAATGCGATTCTCCGGGGAGAGATCGACTGCGCTGTCCACAGTATGAAAGACATCCCTGCAGAACGGCCCAAAGGCCTTCTCACGGTCGCGGTTTTGAAGCGCGATCCGCCGTATGATTTTCTGGTGATGAACGGCAAAGTAGAGGATCTGATGGTGATCGGGACCTCGAGTCTGCGCAGAAAAGCCCAGCTTCTCCGGTATTTTCACAACTGTCCTGCGGTCAGGGTTGAGATGCTGCGGGGAAATCTGGACACGCGGCTTGGAAAGCTGGACGACGGGCTGTATGACGGGATCATGGTCGCTGAGGCGGGACTCATGCGGCTGGACTACAAGCGAAACGGGGTCAGACTCTCGCCGGATATGTTCGTTCCAGCGGCAAATCAGGGGACGATCGCGATCGTCAGCCGGGACACGCCCGAGCTTCGGGCGGCTTTTGCCCCTCTGAATGATCCGCAGTCGGCTCTGGACTGCGCGATCGAGCGGATCGTGATGGAACAGGTCGGCGGGGGATGTTTTACCCCTATGGGGATCTTCTGCGAGAATCAGCACCTGACCGCGGAGGTGCTTTCACTCGACGGGACCCGTGCCGAGCGGATCACTGCGGAGATCGGGGATCTTGAGGGGGCGAGGGTGGCCGGGATCAGATTGAAGAACGTCGGTGCCGAACTGATCGCCGAGGCAAAGCTTGCTCTCGGCGAGCCGGCCAAAAAAAACGGGAAGGTGTATCTCGTGGGCTCGGGTCCGGGAGGCCTTGGGCTTTTGACGTTCCGTGCCCGCGAGGTGATCGATTTGGCGGATGTGATCATGTATGATCAGCTGCCGGGTGACGAGATCATTGCTTCACTTCCTGCACGTGCGGAGAAGATCGATGTTGGAAAATACGGCGGTCATCACACGATGAAGCAGGAGGATATCGAAAAACTGCTCGTCGAAAAAGCACAGGCAGGCGGGATCATCGTCCGGCTGAAAGGCGGCGATCCGTTTTTGTTCGGCCGCGGCGGCGAGGAGATGGAGGTTCTGCGCGAGCACAACATCCCCTGTGAAGCAATTCCGGGGGTCACGAGCGGTATCGCGGTGCCTGAATGCGTCGGGATCCCGGTCACTCACCGGGATTTTGCAAGCCAGGTGACCTTTGTTACGGGCCATGAAAATCCGGAAAAGGAGGTTTCGTCGATCGACTGGAAGTGGCTGGCCGGAAGTCCCGGAACGATCGTGATCTATATGGGCGTGAAAAATCTCGGCAGGATCGCGGAACTCTTGATTGAAAACGGCAGGGATCCGCAAACGAAGATCGCGGTGATCGAACGGGGATTCCGCCCGGATCAGCGGGTGACCTGTGCCACGCTCGCGGATATAGGAGAGGTCTCAAAGAAGGTCGGGATGAAGCCGCCGGCGATCATCGTGATCGGCGAAGTGGTCGGGCTGTATAAGGAAGAATGA
- the dapA gene encoding 4-hydroxy-tetrahydrodipicolinate synthase: MFEGVIPALITPFNDDASQSLDIEGLRNCIEYVIRGGVHGLLACGSTGESATMTHAEHIRVIEETVSAASNRIPAIAGTGSNNTEEALLMTRAAKMSGADGVLLISPYYNKPNRSGLLKHYRKVADIGLPVIVYNIPGRTGQNLPADLIIEMVETIPNLVAVKEASGNLDQMMAIIQGTQDLDREYPFILTSGDDSLTLPVLSVGGHGCISVTANIEPKRLVEMYDLFRRSDVKAAMKKHYELMDLSKALFMEVNPVPVKRAAEIRGLINSGNVRLPLDSLGEQNTAILRGVLSRYD; the protein is encoded by the coding sequence ATGTTTGAAGGTGTAATCCCTGCACTCATCACACCGTTCAATGACGACGCGTCCCAGTCGCTCGATATTGAAGGTCTGAGAAACTGCATCGAGTATGTCATACGCGGAGGCGTTCACGGACTTCTCGCATGCGGTTCGACAGGAGAATCGGCAACAATGACACACGCCGAGCACATTCGTGTCATTGAGGAAACCGTTTCTGCTGCGAGCAACCGCATTCCTGCCATCGCAGGAACCGGTTCGAACAATACGGAAGAAGCTCTTCTGATGACCCGTGCTGCAAAGATGTCCGGAGCAGACGGTGTACTTCTGATCAGCCCGTATTACAACAAGCCGAACAGATCGGGTCTGCTGAAGCATTACCGCAAGGTCGCCGACATCGGTCTTCCGGTCATTGTGTACAACATCCCGGGACGTACCGGTCAGAACCTGCCTGCCGATCTGATCATCGAGATGGTGGAGACGATTCCAAATCTGGTCGCCGTTAAGGAAGCCAGCGGAAATCTCGACCAGATGATGGCGATCATCCAGGGCACCCAGGATCTCGACCGCGAGTATCCGTTCATCCTTACGTCAGGCGACGACTCGCTGACGCTTCCGGTCCTTTCGGTCGGCGGCCACGGCTGTATTTCCGTTACGGCAAACATCGAGCCAAAGCGCTTGGTCGAGATGTACGATCTCTTTAGAAGATCCGACGTCAAGGCGGCGATGAAGAAGCATTACGAGCTGATGGATCTGTCCAAGGCGCTCTTTATGGAAGTGAACCCGGTGCCGGTCAAGCGTGCCGCAGAGATCCGCGGTCTGATCAACTCAGGCAACGTCAGACTTCCATTGGATTCGCTTGGCGAGCAGAACACGGCGATCCTTCGCGGGGTGCTTTCCCGCTATGATTAA
- a CDS encoding precorrin-2 dehydrogenase/sirohydrochlorin ferrochelatase family protein yields MIPLFLDLSASRVLVFGAGSVGIRKARHFTSAARMTIVAEDLSPEVFSFKNASIKQQAIEDMESEDLEKLIDRHDIVIAALSDEKENERLCSLAKAAGKLYNNATGEGNIRIPSVVCGAEYQIAVTTEKSAPAVPAFIRSFLEENLPWLDNMVLLQNTLREELKTTIPDQARRAEILRAVIDDAEIQNACIAGVPSTEICKKYL; encoded by the coding sequence CCTCGTGTTCGGCGCAGGAAGCGTGGGTATTCGAAAAGCCCGCCATTTTACCTCGGCCGCCAGAATGACCATCGTTGCCGAAGATCTCTCTCCCGAGGTCTTTTCCTTTAAAAACGCATCCATCAAACAGCAGGCGATCGAAGATATGGAGAGCGAGGATCTCGAGAAGCTGATCGACCGACACGACATCGTGATTGCCGCCCTTTCGGATGAAAAGGAGAATGAGCGGTTGTGCAGTCTCGCAAAAGCAGCCGGAAAATTATACAACAATGCGACCGGAGAGGGAAACATCCGGATCCCGTCGGTTGTCTGTGGGGCCGAGTATCAGATCGCCGTCACGACCGAAAAATCGGCCCCGGCGGTCCCGGCATTTATCCGGTCCTTTCTTGAGGAAAACCTTCCCTGGCTGGACAACATGGTGCTCCTCCAGAATACGCTTCGCGAAGAGCTGAAAACGACGATCCCCGACCAGGCACGAAGGGCAGAGATCCTTCGGGCCGTGATCGACGATGCGGAGATACAAAACGCCTGCATAGCCGGCGTTCCCTCAACCGAAATCTGTAAAAAATATCTATGA
- a CDS encoding ATP-binding protein gives MSQFYSPLINENGNFLSIDEIEYEHLSQLADRGIQEGYKVEYKKQWDDNFKIKHLCQTITSFANSEGGWLFIGINDRGGIVNIHGEKADFSQTIANKIQSDVSPTPVFECRFIRNPSEIETGVLVIFVDEGIDPPYICKGTVYIRSGSSKLPVAPDRSTIDRLIEKRNEYKNEMEKFKIDTIYEFEPKSPFCMITLYNKKQQNRLTFNDFEDIKSHFIKKGGFGRSMLSHDSIILFGSDIIEPKSATGILEIFKNGSVKFSFPLMPCISENCEDIALNLRKCNPHYDLTGFKFLDFFLIFYYITATLNSVLEYLLTKYFDKKEYVLSFKYRNIRNCLMYFDTGDNTFYDTVKKYGICYSIKKEQEIIFNDPFEHATEEMPILMSGWILNGLCVPFGYSPKILSDIKSSHDYSGKGLISRENPW, from the coding sequence ATGTCACAATTTTACTCTCCTCTGATAAATGAAAATGGCAATTTTCTCTCAATAGACGAGATTGAATATGAGCATTTATCCCAACTCGCAGATAGGGGGATACAAGAGGGATATAAAGTAGAATACAAGAAACAATGGGACGATAATTTTAAGATAAAACATCTCTGCCAGACAATAACCTCTTTTGCAAATTCAGAAGGGGGCTGGCTTTTTATTGGAATAAATGATCGTGGAGGTATCGTCAACATTCATGGAGAAAAAGCAGACTTTAGCCAAACAATAGCTAACAAAATCCAATCTGATGTATCACCAACACCTGTTTTTGAATGCCGCTTTATTCGTAATCCTTCCGAAATAGAAACAGGGGTTTTGGTCATATTCGTTGATGAGGGGATTGATCCTCCATACATCTGTAAAGGTACTGTCTACATACGAAGTGGTAGTAGCAAACTTCCAGTTGCACCCGATCGTTCAACAATTGATAGATTGATTGAAAAACGAAATGAATATAAAAATGAGATGGAGAAATTCAAAATTGATACTATATATGAATTTGAGCCTAAATCGCCATTCTGTATGATAACATTATATAACAAAAAACAACAAAACCGGTTAACTTTTAATGATTTTGAAGATATCAAATCCCATTTTATCAAAAAAGGTGGATTCGGAAGGAGTATGTTATCACACGACTCGATAATATTATTTGGGTCAGACATAATTGAACCAAAATCTGCCACTGGTATTCTCGAAATATTTAAAAACGGCAGTGTGAAATTCTCTTTCCCTCTCATGCCGTGTATATCGGAGAATTGTGAAGATATTGCTTTGAATCTGCGCAAATGTAATCCACATTATGATTTGACAGGATTCAAGTTTCTAGATTTTTTTCTAATTTTTTATTATATAACAGCGACATTGAATTCCGTTTTAGAATATCTCCTGACAAAATATTTCGATAAAAAAGAGTATGTTCTTTCGTTCAAATACAGAAATATACGTAATTGTCTGATGTATTTTGATACGGGGGATAATACATTTTATGATACGGTAAAAAAGTATGGAATTTGCTACTCTATAAAAAAAGAACAAGAGATTATATTCAACGATCCCTTCGAACATGCAACCGAAGAAATGCCCATCCTAATGTCTGGCTGGATACTCAATGGCTTATGTGTCCCATTTGGTTATTCCCCGAAGATATTAAGTGATATAAAATCTAGTCATGATTATTCGGGTAAGGGGTTAATCTCACGAGAAAATCCGTGGTAG
- a CDS encoding indolepyruvate ferredoxin oxidoreductase subunit alpha, with protein MPAVVNKEKCTGCATCVDICPSAAIELVDDKAVISVDDCVDCETCVDECPESAIHME; from the coding sequence ATGCCAGCAGTAGTTAATAAAGAAAAATGTACCGGATGTGCGACCTGTGTGGACATCTGCCCGTCAGCAGCGATCGAACTTGTCGATGACAAGGCGGTAATCAGCGTCGATGACTGCGTTGACTGCGAAACCTGTGTGGACGAGTGCCCAGAAAGCGCTATCCACATGGAGTAA